One Caulobacter segnis genomic window carries:
- a CDS encoding serine hydrolase domain-containing protein yields the protein MQVRSPEKHGFDAARLNTIDAFLKERYLDTGALPHAQLLISRHGEIVHFSSQGAARDGSAKPIDEGSIFRIASMTKPVTSVGFMMLVEQGKVAVDTPVAQVLPEFKGIGVHAGGGGDAPFMTRPTSEPMRMLDLLRHTSGLTYGFQNRTNVDAAYRKGKIEEWHDNLDLDGFVGELGKLPLEFSPGEAWNCSVSTDVLGAVIQRVSGMPLDRYFAEKIFAPLKMHDTGFVVPADKVDRLTDCRVWTGPRKPLGMLDRAEESTWLRQPKLLSGGGGLVSTALDYHRFCQMCANGGELDGVRLLGRKTLELMTLNHLPGKGDLSSLSRSLFSETQNGGTGFGLGFAVTQDPARAMIPGSVGEYYWGGMFSTSFFIDPVEKLHVVFMTQMSPSWTYPIRRELKTLIYSALT from the coding sequence ATGCAGGTCAGATCACCCGAGAAGCACGGCTTCGACGCGGCGCGGCTCAACACTATCGACGCCTTCCTGAAGGAACGCTACCTCGACACGGGCGCGCTGCCCCACGCCCAGTTGCTGATCAGCCGCCATGGCGAGATCGTCCATTTCAGCAGCCAGGGCGCGGCGCGCGACGGATCCGCCAAGCCGATCGACGAGGGCTCGATCTTCCGCATCGCCAGCATGACCAAGCCGGTCACCTCGGTCGGCTTCATGATGCTGGTCGAGCAGGGCAAGGTCGCCGTCGACACGCCCGTCGCCCAGGTCCTGCCCGAGTTCAAGGGGATCGGCGTCCATGCCGGCGGCGGCGGGGACGCGCCGTTCATGACCAGGCCGACGTCCGAGCCGATGCGCATGCTGGACCTGCTGCGCCACACCTCGGGTCTGACCTACGGCTTCCAGAACCGCACCAATGTCGACGCCGCCTATCGCAAGGGCAAGATCGAGGAGTGGCACGACAATCTCGACCTGGACGGCTTCGTCGGCGAACTGGGCAAGCTGCCGCTGGAGTTCTCGCCGGGTGAGGCGTGGAACTGCTCGGTGTCGACCGACGTGCTGGGCGCGGTGATCCAGCGGGTGTCGGGCATGCCGCTGGACCGCTATTTCGCCGAGAAGATCTTCGCGCCGCTGAAGATGCATGACACGGGCTTCGTCGTGCCGGCCGACAAGGTCGATCGCCTGACCGACTGCCGGGTGTGGACGGGGCCGCGCAAGCCGCTGGGCATGCTGGACCGCGCCGAGGAGAGTACGTGGCTGCGCCAGCCCAAGCTGTTGTCGGGCGGCGGCGGCCTGGTGTCGACCGCGCTGGACTATCACCGCTTCTGCCAGATGTGCGCCAATGGCGGCGAACTGGACGGCGTGCGCTTGCTGGGTCGCAAGACGCTGGAGCTGATGACCCTGAACCACCTGCCAGGCAAGGGCGACCTGTCCAGCCTGTCGCGGTCGCTGTTCAGCGAGACCCAGAACGGCGGGACCGGCTTCGGCCTGGGCTTCGCGGTGACCCAGGATCCCGCCCGGGCGATGATCCCCGGCTCGGTGGGCGAGTACTATTGGGGCGGAATGTTCTCGACCTCGTTCTTCATCGACCCGGTCGAGAAGCTGCACGTCGTGTTCATGACCCAGATGAGCCCTTCGTGGACCTATCCGATCCGCCGCGAGCTGAAGACCCTGATCTATTCGGCGCTGACCTGA
- a CDS encoding LysR family transcriptional regulator translates to MQTFSTAALPRPTARTQAISLRQLRFFTALAESANFSRAAERMTVSQPALSAAIRQIEEHMGLRLFDRSTHHVALTEAGAAFLPHARRLLTTAENAFVDMSDAATRGKSVVRVGVIPSVVPAAAEAIARLGQARPDVCFHLCDGKNDSLMADLRSGRLDIVVGVLGRVEDDVEASLITEDEMMLAAPVGHRLASRAELPWSALEDDEIVHFTGGSIGELSSAAMRQNNLSPSQRFRVDQVGSLFGLVGAGMALGVIPRLYARGYETDKIRLIPLTAPTIRRKLMLFQRAKLREEHPTASGLVSALAPALAGILSPSA, encoded by the coding sequence GTGCAAACCTTTTCGACCGCCGCCCTTCCCCGACCGACCGCCCGCACCCAGGCCATTTCGCTCCGCCAGCTGAGGTTCTTCACGGCCCTGGCGGAGTCGGCCAATTTCAGCCGCGCCGCCGAACGGATGACCGTGTCGCAGCCGGCGCTCAGCGCGGCGATCCGGCAGATCGAGGAGCATATGGGCCTGCGCCTGTTCGATCGCAGCACCCACCACGTCGCCCTGACCGAGGCCGGCGCGGCCTTCCTGCCGCACGCCCGCCGCCTGCTGACCACGGCCGAGAACGCCTTCGTCGACATGAGCGACGCGGCCACGCGCGGCAAGTCGGTGGTGCGGGTCGGCGTCATCCCCTCGGTGGTGCCCGCCGCGGCCGAGGCGATCGCGCGCCTGGGGCAGGCGCGACCCGACGTCTGCTTCCACCTGTGCGACGGCAAGAACGACAGCCTGATGGCCGACCTGCGGTCGGGACGGCTGGACATCGTCGTCGGCGTGCTGGGCCGCGTCGAGGACGACGTCGAGGCCAGCCTGATCACCGAGGACGAGATGATGCTGGCCGCCCCCGTCGGCCATCGCCTGGCCTCGCGCGCCGAACTGCCGTGGAGCGCGCTCGAGGACGACGAGATCGTCCATTTCACCGGCGGCAGCATCGGCGAGCTCAGCTCGGCGGCCATGCGCCAGAACAATCTCTCGCCGTCGCAGCGCTTTCGGGTCGACCAGGTCGGCTCGCTGTTCGGGCTGGTCGGGGCTGGCATGGCGCTGGGCGTCATTCCCCGCCTCTACGCGCGCGGCTACGAGACCGACAAGATCCGCCTGATCCCGCTGACCGCGCCTACCATCCGGCGCAAGCTGATGCTGTTCCAGCGCGCCAAGCTGCGCGAAGAGCACCCCACCGCCTCGGGCCTGGTGTCGGCGCTGGCGCCGGCCCTGGCCGGCATCTTGTCGCCCAGCGCTTAG
- a CDS encoding Plug domain-containing protein produces MAQTKAPSNEIPAIEEIVVTAQRKEESLKDVAATISAVTADQLNAMGPVNGTGDLLRTMLGVRFNDLQSNNLSEISIRGSGTQRATGADSGVGLFVNGAYVGSSTLGGGNFRHMDFFDLERVEVLEGPQGALYGRNSEYGIVNIVSAKPKFNDSGYVSANYTEQLQQTKVSAVVNQQLTDEVATRIGFQSIGQGKGRSTTPTAASTTTTPTAGSPGARCATARGRWISTFWSTART; encoded by the coding sequence ATGGCCCAGACGAAGGCTCCGTCCAACGAGATTCCGGCGATCGAGGAGATCGTCGTCACCGCGCAGCGGAAAGAGGAAAGCCTCAAGGACGTGGCGGCGACGATCTCGGCCGTCACCGCCGACCAGCTGAACGCCATGGGTCCCGTCAACGGCACTGGCGACCTGCTGCGCACCATGCTTGGCGTGCGCTTCAACGACCTGCAATCCAACAATCTGAGCGAAATCTCGATCCGGGGTTCGGGCACCCAGCGCGCGACCGGCGCGGACTCGGGCGTGGGCCTGTTCGTCAACGGCGCCTATGTGGGCTCTAGCACCCTGGGCGGCGGCAACTTCCGTCACATGGACTTCTTCGACCTGGAGCGGGTCGAGGTGCTGGAGGGCCCGCAGGGCGCGCTCTACGGCCGCAACTCCGAGTACGGGATCGTCAACATCGTTTCGGCCAAGCCGAAGTTCAATGATTCCGGCTATGTCAGCGCCAACTACACCGAGCAGCTGCAGCAGACCAAGGTCTCGGCCGTGGTCAACCAGCAGCTGACCGACGAGGTCGCCACGCGGATCGGCTTCCAGTCGATCGGCCAGGGCAAGGGCCGGTCTACAACCCCAACAGCGGCAAGTACTACGACCACACCGACGGCTGGATCGCCCGGGGCCAGGTGCGCTACCGCAAGGGGCCGCTGGATCTCGACGTTCTGGTCGACGGCCAGGACCTGA
- a CDS encoding TonB-dependent receptor domain-containing protein, with product MSSVVGLAPDPVLVRHRTKASWLGIASTAVLAALACGGVASAQDASGDQVEAIVVTGSRIKSPDATSVSPVSTVGDKEISRRGVVRVEDLINTLPQAFADQGSGNRGGTVGASGTATINLRNLGNQRTLVLIDGRRLMQGDPARSAAQAADINNIPAALIQRIDVVTGGASAVYGSDALAGVVNFMLKRDFEGVQLDVQGGLYMHENRNSIASVAKAAGQAPAVGRGLDGGQQSYSITAGKNFGDGRGNVTGFFSYKKIDGVGTKDRDFSTCNLSATATGYACSLSSATYPVQFQLTNPTTGATRGSYALEGNTLRTYRSTDGFNNGNTYDLQSPDKRYNADLFGRYRISDKVEAYGELMYMHDEADIKLSPTAVFTVSEKINCNNPLMSAQEKNLICTSVGLTDAQSANVIVSQRNALGGSRHDYSDHTSYRGVAGLRGDLTSHWRYDVYAQYGRTDYSSRLTGDYSLAKFAKALRAVTDSSGKIVCESVVNGTDPSCVPINLFQADGITSAALNYVQNVVYRKGYTEESILSGALTGDLGLTSPLASYPIGVAIGAEYRKEKISFQPDSYYSSRDVAGNSGGEFPIAGSFDVKEVYGEIRVPLVENKPLFKSLSAEGGFRYSDYSTAGDTWAYKGGGEWTPISDIRLRASYQRAVRAPNLVELFGPQRVVTAAISDPCEGTTPKATAAQCALSGVTATQYGSIAPAAGQQSGAMVGGNPNLDPETSNTKSFGVQFTPRFVQGLSISIDYFDIDVKKLITTVPASIELNQCLNAGIACDLIKRNAATGSLVTSGYVITTSVNAGYLKTKGLDVAVSYSHGLPDLFGKDMGRVGLNFAGTKTDKYEVQILPGLAPYSCDGHFGVTCGQPIPEWRHRLVADWTSRGGVNLSATWRYIGGTKNDKSSSSIYLTGTYQPYDLKMPSVSYVDFAASANVTEKVTLRVGVNNALDKDPPLTASTGGQTSNGAFFAGMYDSLGRYMFVGATARF from the coding sequence ATGTCGTCCGTAGTTGGTCTCGCGCCTGATCCTGTTCTCGTCCGCCATCGCACCAAGGCGTCGTGGCTGGGCATCGCTTCCACCGCCGTCCTGGCGGCCCTGGCCTGCGGCGGCGTCGCCAGCGCCCAGGACGCCTCGGGGGACCAGGTCGAGGCGATCGTCGTCACCGGTTCGCGCATCAAGAGCCCCGACGCCACCAGCGTCAGCCCGGTCAGCACGGTCGGGGACAAGGAAATCTCCCGTCGCGGCGTCGTGCGGGTCGAGGACCTGATCAACACCCTGCCACAGGCCTTCGCCGACCAGGGCAGCGGCAACCGCGGCGGCACCGTCGGCGCCAGCGGCACGGCGACCATCAACCTGCGCAACCTGGGCAACCAGCGAACCCTGGTCCTGATCGACGGCCGTCGCCTGATGCAGGGCGACCCGGCCCGCTCGGCGGCCCAGGCGGCCGACATCAACAACATCCCGGCGGCCCTGATCCAGCGCATCGACGTGGTCACGGGCGGCGCCTCGGCCGTCTATGGCTCGGACGCCCTGGCCGGCGTCGTCAACTTCATGCTCAAGCGCGACTTCGAGGGCGTGCAGCTGGACGTGCAGGGCGGCCTCTACATGCACGAGAACCGCAACAGCATCGCCTCGGTGGCGAAGGCGGCGGGCCAGGCCCCGGCGGTCGGTCGCGGCCTGGACGGCGGCCAGCAGAGCTATTCGATCACCGCCGGCAAGAACTTCGGAGACGGTCGCGGCAATGTTACCGGCTTCTTCAGCTACAAGAAGATCGACGGCGTCGGCACCAAGGACCGCGACTTCTCGACCTGCAACCTGTCGGCCACGGCCACCGGCTATGCGTGCTCGCTGTCCAGCGCCACCTATCCTGTGCAGTTCCAGTTGACCAACCCGACCACGGGCGCGACCCGGGGGAGCTACGCCCTGGAAGGCAATACGCTGCGCACCTATCGCAGCACGGACGGCTTCAACAACGGCAACACCTACGACCTGCAGTCGCCCGACAAGCGCTACAACGCCGACCTCTTCGGCCGCTACCGGATCTCGGACAAGGTCGAGGCCTATGGCGAGCTGATGTACATGCACGACGAGGCCGACATCAAATTGTCGCCGACCGCCGTGTTCACGGTCTCCGAGAAGATCAACTGCAACAACCCGCTGATGTCGGCGCAGGAGAAGAACCTGATCTGTACGTCGGTCGGCCTGACCGACGCGCAGAGCGCCAATGTCATCGTCTCGCAACGCAACGCCCTGGGCGGTTCGCGCCATGACTATAGCGACCACACCTCGTATCGCGGCGTGGCCGGACTGCGCGGGGACCTGACCTCGCACTGGCGCTACGACGTCTACGCCCAGTACGGCCGCACCGATTACAGCTCGCGTCTGACCGGCGATTACTCGCTGGCCAAGTTCGCCAAGGCCCTGCGCGCGGTGACCGACAGCAGCGGCAAGATCGTCTGCGAGTCGGTCGTCAACGGGACCGACCCGTCGTGCGTGCCGATCAACCTGTTCCAGGCCGACGGCATCACCTCGGCGGCGCTGAACTACGTGCAGAACGTCGTCTACCGGAAGGGCTATACCGAGGAGAGCATCCTTAGCGGCGCCCTGACCGGCGACCTGGGCCTGACCAGCCCGCTGGCCTCGTATCCGATCGGCGTGGCCATCGGCGCGGAGTACCGCAAGGAAAAGATCAGCTTCCAGCCTGACAGCTACTACAGCAGCCGCGACGTGGCGGGGAATTCGGGCGGCGAATTCCCGATCGCCGGCTCGTTCGACGTCAAGGAAGTCTACGGCGAGATCCGGGTCCCCCTGGTCGAGAACAAGCCGCTATTCAAGAGCCTGTCGGCCGAGGGCGGCTTCCGCTACTCCGACTACAGCACCGCTGGCGACACCTGGGCCTACAAGGGCGGCGGCGAATGGACGCCGATCAGCGACATCCGCCTGCGCGCCAGCTACCAGCGCGCGGTGCGCGCCCCCAACCTCGTCGAGCTGTTCGGTCCCCAGCGGGTCGTGACCGCCGCGATCAGCGACCCCTGCGAAGGGACGACGCCGAAGGCGACCGCCGCCCAGTGCGCGCTGTCGGGTGTGACGGCCACCCAGTACGGCTCGATCGCCCCGGCGGCCGGCCAGCAGTCCGGCGCCATGGTCGGCGGCAACCCGAACCTGGATCCCGAGACCTCGAACACCAAGTCGTTCGGCGTCCAGTTCACGCCGCGCTTCGTGCAAGGCCTCAGCATCTCGATCGACTACTTTGACATCGACGTGAAGAAGCTGATCACCACCGTGCCGGCCAGCATCGAGCTGAACCAGTGCCTCAACGCCGGCATCGCCTGCGACCTGATCAAGCGCAACGCGGCCACCGGCTCACTGGTGACCAGCGGTTACGTGATCACCACCAGCGTCAACGCCGGCTACCTGAAGACCAAGGGCCTGGATGTCGCGGTCAGCTATTCGCACGGCCTGCCGGACCTGTTCGGCAAGGACATGGGCCGCGTCGGCCTGAACTTCGCGGGCACCAAGACCGACAAGTACGAGGTCCAGATCCTGCCGGGCCTGGCCCCGTACAGCTGCGACGGCCATTTCGGCGTCACCTGCGGCCAGCCGATCCCCGAATGGCGTCACCGTCTGGTCGCCGACTGGACCTCGCGCGGCGGCGTCAACCTGTCGGCCACTTGGCGCTACATCGGCGGCACGAAGAACGACAAGTCCAGCAGCTCGATCTATCTGACCGGGACCTATCAGCCCTACGACCTGAAGATGCCCAGCGTCAGCTATGTCGACTTCGCGGCTTCGGCGAACGTCACCGAGAAGGTCACCCTGCGCGTCGGCGTCAACAACGCCCTCGACAAGGATCCGCCGCTGACCGCCAGCACGGGCGGCCAGACGTCGAACGGCGCCTTCTTCGCGGGGATGTACGACTCGCTGGGTCGCTACATGTTCGTCGGCGCCACCGCGCGCTTCTGA
- a CDS encoding GntR family transcriptional regulator — protein MPEPLARSPTAPTLADSLRRQIQDGLLSPGEWLREARICNEFGVGRTIARKALRTLADDGLVVIEENRGAYVAATSVQEVFDLYEVRAALYGCAARFACIRATPKHMGETLDLVDKLITASETGASAEDLIHQSEDIFSRLAGVSSQDAQKMIESIRRKTRWHYSYVSLAESTDGAPFNHWRVVRAGLAKRDGAMASEGARNILYHMQNEAMRLMISRGYGLMPTEDTRPARARKASA, from the coding sequence ATGCCCGAGCCGCTCGCGCGCTCCCCCACCGCCCCGACGCTCGCGGACTCGCTCCGCCGCCAAATCCAGGACGGCCTGCTCTCGCCGGGCGAATGGCTGCGCGAGGCGCGGATCTGCAACGAGTTCGGCGTCGGGCGCACCATCGCCCGCAAGGCGCTGCGCACCCTGGCCGACGACGGCCTGGTGGTGATCGAGGAGAACCGCGGCGCCTATGTCGCGGCGACCTCGGTGCAGGAGGTGTTCGACCTCTACGAGGTGCGCGCCGCCCTCTACGGCTGCGCCGCCCGCTTCGCCTGCATCCGCGCCACGCCCAAGCACATGGGCGAGACGCTGGACCTGGTCGACAAGCTGATCACGGCGTCGGAGACCGGCGCCTCGGCCGAGGACCTGATCCACCAGAGCGAGGACATCTTCAGCCGCCTGGCCGGCGTCTCAAGCCAGGACGCCCAGAAGATGATCGAGTCCATCCGGCGCAAGACCCGCTGGCACTATTCCTATGTCAGCCTGGCCGAAAGCACCGATGGCGCGCCGTTCAATCACTGGCGCGTCGTGCGCGCCGGCCTGGCCAAGCGCGACGGAGCCATGGCTTCGGAAGGCGCGCGCAACATCCTCTACCACATGCAGAACGAGGCCATGCGCCTGATGATCTCGCGCGGCTACGGCCTGATGCCGACCGAGGACACCCGGCCCGCGCGCGCTCGAAAGGCCTCCGCGTAA
- a CDS encoding glutathione S-transferase family protein yields the protein MIELYHCHDARSFRALWALEEMGLPHRLHLLPFPPRILQPDYLRENPLGTIPLMVDGDVRMTESAAIPQYLATRYGPTPLAVDVDEPDYGLWLDWLHRSEATLTFPQTIVLRYTKLEPEGRRLKQAADDYAQWFLSRLRHLTRALADREWLCAGRFTMADICVGYALLLARDLGLDHKFSPEISAYWERLAARPAFLAAKAAQKPD from the coding sequence ATGATTGAGCTCTATCACTGCCACGACGCCCGGTCGTTCCGCGCGCTGTGGGCCCTGGAGGAGATGGGATTGCCCCATCGCCTCCACCTCCTGCCCTTCCCGCCCCGCATCCTCCAGCCCGACTATCTGCGGGAGAACCCGCTGGGCACGATCCCGCTGATGGTCGACGGCGACGTGCGGATGACCGAGTCCGCCGCGATCCCGCAGTACCTGGCCACGCGCTATGGGCCGACGCCGCTGGCCGTCGACGTCGACGAGCCGGACTACGGGCTGTGGCTGGACTGGCTGCACCGCAGCGAGGCGACCCTGACGTTCCCGCAGACGATCGTCCTGCGCTACACGAAGCTGGAGCCCGAGGGGCGCCGGCTGAAGCAGGCGGCCGACGACTACGCCCAGTGGTTCCTGTCGCGCCTGCGTCACCTGACCCGCGCCCTGGCTGACCGCGAGTGGCTGTGCGCCGGACGCTTCACCATGGCCGACATCTGCGTCGGCTACGCCCTCCTGCTCGCGCGGGACCTGGGGTTGGACCACAAGTTCAGCCCGGAAATCTCCGCCTACTGGGAGCGTCTGGCCGCCCGTCCCGCCTTCCTCGCGGCGAAGGCGGCGCAGAAGCCGGACTAG
- a CDS encoding M28 family peptidase — translation MSASRRDLLLGGGVLAAGAATAARAAPAVAPPDAAWLQAVLERFAGFGIKASGGSGDTASGAWLEGDLTALGYRCERQTFEVPYAEVRKATVAAGDRVATVFPQAIVKTTGVEGLTLPLKPANAGGSLDGAIALVVLPFSRWVSMAQPPVDLALKDVFDRGAAAAVVVTTGPTGEAIGLNVSATKPGFQKPVVILAPKDAEPFVAAAKAGATVTLTVDAEVGRRPTFNLIGRLDRGAAKTLIVTTPRSGWFGCAAERGAGVAVWLSLAHALAAAKPGVNLEFVATSGHEYIYLGGEQYLEHHAPKPADTRLWVHIGASAAARDWHELATLRPLPSADSQRVLTATPDLLDRTRAAFKGLNGLEAVYEANKANAGGELVNVIEAGYGSAIGLYGGHRFFHTAGDDMRCVSGELVAPVAKAFRAAIDAALKA, via the coding sequence ATGAGCGCGTCGCGTCGAGATCTTCTTCTGGGGGGGGGCGTGCTCGCGGCGGGCGCGGCGACCGCGGCGCGGGCGGCTCCGGCCGTCGCGCCGCCCGACGCGGCCTGGCTGCAGGCCGTGCTGGAGCGCTTCGCCGGCTTCGGGATCAAGGCCTCGGGCGGGTCGGGCGACACCGCCAGCGGGGCGTGGCTGGAGGGCGACCTGACGGCCCTGGGCTATCGCTGCGAGCGCCAGACGTTCGAGGTCCCTTATGCCGAGGTCCGCAAGGCGACCGTGGCGGCGGGCGACCGCGTGGCGACGGTGTTCCCGCAAGCGATCGTCAAGACCACGGGCGTGGAGGGCCTGACCCTGCCGCTCAAGCCGGCGAACGCCGGCGGGAGCCTGGACGGGGCCATCGCCCTGGTCGTGCTACCGTTCAGCCGCTGGGTCAGCATGGCCCAGCCTCCCGTGGATTTGGCCTTGAAGGACGTTTTCGATCGCGGCGCGGCGGCGGCCGTGGTCGTCACCACCGGTCCGACGGGCGAGGCGATCGGCCTCAATGTCAGCGCGACCAAGCCCGGCTTCCAGAAGCCCGTCGTCATCCTGGCCCCCAAGGACGCCGAGCCGTTCGTGGCCGCCGCCAAGGCCGGCGCGACGGTGACCCTGACGGTCGATGCGGAGGTCGGCCGCCGGCCGACCTTCAACCTGATCGGGCGGCTGGATCGCGGCGCCGCCAAGACGCTGATCGTCACGACGCCGCGCTCGGGCTGGTTCGGCTGCGCGGCCGAGCGCGGGGCGGGGGTGGCCGTGTGGCTTTCGCTGGCCCACGCGCTGGCGGCGGCCAAGCCCGGCGTGAACCTGGAGTTCGTCGCCACCAGCGGGCACGAGTACATCTATCTCGGCGGCGAGCAGTACCTGGAGCACCACGCGCCCAAGCCCGCCGACACCCGCCTTTGGGTCCATATCGGCGCCAGCGCGGCGGCGCGGGACTGGCACGAGCTGGCCACTCTGCGCCCTCTGCCCAGCGCCGACTCCCAGCGGGTGCTGACCGCCACGCCCGACCTGCTGGACCGCACGCGAGCCGCGTTCAAGGGCCTGAACGGGTTGGAGGCCGTCTACGAGGCCAACAAGGCCAATGCTGGCGGCGAGCTGGTGAACGTGATCGAGGCGGGTTACGGCTCGGCGATCGGCCTCTACGGCGGGCACCGCTTCTTCCACACCGCGGGCGATGACATGCGTTGCGTGTCGGGCGAGCTGGTGGCGCCGGTGGCCAAGGCGTTCCGGGCGGCGATCGACGCGGCGCTGAAAGCCTAG
- a CDS encoding TonB-dependent receptor has protein sequence MRYRKGPLDLDVLVDGQDLNLPSFLNSYVVKPGLVAALPLGFTQDRYVVPHDGKDGVHQQAQRAMILADYDLGWGKLTSTTMASHWISRQNYAAAVDLATEAALQKQGQLGLYPFGQSTTVAKDRTFYQDFHLAGQAMDGDLDWLGGVGYLLQHDLNGTDLSTSPCTFRLGAGICAGTPTAPLCYLPLPTSTACPATFPAVFGTSSRAPLRNQSNSVYGLMRYRTGPFTLAGELRYSRDKKKASQRTVNLYTDTLSVAPASYVFKSDRLNYTLTASYKFDGPIPALVYAKTGTGYRAGGVNARTSSPFAPNPFRPTYDNEDTTSYEVGFKGNPTRNIYVRLAAYRSTTEDAITVITDGCTVVNACQQGGTNFNINGGSVHARGVSAAIDGRFQVGGGLLTVAVNGARQRARYVSTPANYSGLPLIGSSVAQIPKWTSSATIDYRHRLTEAVSAFGNISYQGQTGGVQDTVTAATPAIYLNDIDMVGLRAGVDIKQVQVAVFVQNLTDKSIALLQFQTAGQPLANRYSAPRTVGANIVYRW, from the coding sequence GTGCGCTACCGCAAGGGGCCGCTGGATCTCGACGTTCTGGTCGACGGCCAGGACCTGAACCTGCCGAGCTTCCTGAACAGCTATGTCGTGAAGCCGGGCCTTGTCGCCGCGCTGCCCCTGGGGTTCACCCAGGACAGGTACGTCGTGCCGCACGACGGCAAGGACGGTGTCCACCAGCAGGCGCAACGCGCCATGATCCTGGCCGACTATGACCTGGGCTGGGGCAAGCTGACCTCGACCACCATGGCCTCGCACTGGATCTCGCGCCAGAACTACGCGGCGGCCGTCGACCTCGCGACCGAGGCCGCGCTGCAGAAGCAGGGCCAGCTGGGTCTCTATCCGTTCGGCCAGAGCACGACCGTGGCCAAGGACCGCACCTTCTACCAGGACTTCCACCTGGCCGGTCAGGCCATGGACGGCGACCTCGACTGGCTGGGCGGCGTCGGCTACCTGCTGCAGCACGACCTGAACGGCACGGATCTTTCGACCTCGCCGTGCACCTTCCGACTCGGCGCGGGCATCTGCGCCGGCACGCCGACCGCGCCGCTGTGCTACCTGCCGCTGCCGACCTCGACGGCCTGTCCGGCGACGTTCCCGGCGGTGTTCGGCACCTCGTCGCGCGCGCCGCTGCGCAACCAGTCCAACTCGGTCTACGGCCTGATGCGCTATCGGACCGGCCCCTTCACCCTGGCGGGCGAGCTGCGCTATTCGCGCGACAAGAAGAAGGCCAGCCAGCGGACGGTCAATCTCTATACCGACACCCTGTCGGTGGCGCCGGCGTCCTATGTCTTCAAGTCCGATCGCCTGAACTATACCCTGACCGCCAGCTACAAGTTCGACGGGCCGATCCCCGCGCTGGTCTACGCCAAGACAGGCACCGGCTATCGCGCCGGCGGCGTCAACGCCCGGACGTCCTCGCCGTTCGCGCCGAACCCGTTCCGCCCGACCTACGACAACGAGGACACCACCAGCTACGAGGTGGGCTTCAAGGGCAATCCGACGCGGAACATCTATGTGCGGCTGGCCGCCTACCGGTCGACGACCGAGGACGCCATCACCGTCATCACCGACGGCTGCACCGTGGTGAACGCCTGCCAGCAGGGCGGCACGAACTTCAACATCAACGGCGGTAGTGTCCACGCGCGGGGCGTCTCGGCCGCCATCGATGGTCGTTTCCAGGTCGGCGGCGGTCTCCTGACGGTGGCCGTCAACGGCGCGCGGCAGCGGGCGCGTTACGTCTCGACGCCGGCCAACTATTCGGGCCTGCCGCTGATCGGCTCGTCGGTGGCGCAGATCCCTAAATGGACCTCGTCGGCCACGATCGACTACCGCCATCGCCTGACCGAGGCCGTGTCCGCCTTCGGCAACATCTCCTACCAGGGCCAGACCGGCGGCGTGCAGGATACGGTGACGGCGGCCACGCCGGCGATCTATCTGAACGATATCGATATGGTCGGCCTGCGGGCGGGCGTCGACATCAAGCAGGTGCAGGTGGCGGTGTTCGTGCAGAACCTGACGGACAAGTCGATCGCGCTCCTGCAGTTCCAGACCGCCGGCCAGCCGCTGGCCAACCGCTACAGCGCGCCGCGCACGGTTGGGGCGAACATCGTCTATCGTTGGTAA